A single window of Nicotiana tomentosiformis chromosome 1, ASM39032v3, whole genome shotgun sequence DNA harbors:
- the LOC104089470 gene encoding uncharacterized protein At4g06744-like has translation MNLYAIKENDHQQFLLITFLDQKHFFSFMMILYFFIIFSILRNCSSQLLPPLPAPNLTFLDQRLALIFPIIQNFKSTITLDPLGVTQSWTGPDICNYKGFYCDNPPYNTSAISLASIDFNGFQLTAPTLDGFIDQLPDLAVFHANSNNFSGIISSKITQLPYLYELDLSNNKFIGTFPLSILNIKTLTFLDIRYNLFTGIIPPQIFTQNLDAFFLNNNNFVQKLPDNLGSTSALYLTLANNKFIGPIPRSIGQATNLLEILFLNNLLTGCIPYELGLLKKATVIDVGYNMLTGPLPCSLGCLESVEQLNFAGNLLYGQVPEVVCSLTNLVNFTLSNNYFTKVGPLCRELIKKGILNVEKNCIFGLPNQRSIVECLIFRGQIKLCPLQKTYSVIPCKIPKFRPNRPARTERHLISYSALSKHTKLY, from the coding sequence ATGAATCTTTATGCTATAAAAGAAAATGATCATCAACAATTTCTTCTCATCACATTCTTAGACCAAAAACATTTTTTCAGTTTCATGATGATCCTTTATTTCTTCATAATTTTTTCAATTTTGAGAAATTGCAGTAGCCAATTACTACCACCTTTACCAGCACCAAATTTAACCTTCTTAGACCAAAGACTTGCTTTAATATTCCCAataattcaaaatttcaaaagCACAATCACTCTTGATCCTTTAGGTGTCACTCAATCTTGGACAGGCCCTGATATCTGCAACTACAAAGGATTTTACTGTGATAATCCACCTTATAATACCTCAGCAATTTCTCTTGCTTCTATAGATTTCAATGGATTTCAACTCACTGCTCCCACTTTAGATGGATTTATCGATCAACTCCCTGATTTAGCAGTATTCCATGCCAATAGCAACAATTTCTCGGGCATAATTTCTTCGAAAATTACTCAACTTCCATATCTCTACGAGCTCGATCTTAGTAACAACAAATTCATCGGTACATTCCCTTTGTCAATTCTCAATATCAAGACTCTAACTTTCTTAGATATTCGTTATAATCTCTTCACTGGAATAATCCCACCTCAGATTTTCACACAGAATCTTGATGCATTTTTTCTTAACAACAATAACTTCGTACAAAAACTTCCTGACAACCTTGGATCTACCTCTGCTCTTTATTTAACCTTAGCCAACAACAAATTCATTGGTCCAATTCCACGTAGCATTGGACAGGCTACAAATTTGTTGGAAATTTTGTTCTTGAACAACTTGCTCACTGGTTGTATTCCCTATGAACTAGGACTTCTAAAAAAAGCAACTGTGATTGACGTTGGATATAACATGTTAACTGGTCCATTGCCATGTTCTTTAGGGTGTTTGGAAAGTGTGGAGCAATTGAATTTTGCTGGAAATTTACTTTATGGACAAGTTCCTGAGGTGGTCTGTTCACTAACAAATTTGGTAAATTTTACTTTGTCAAATAACTATTTTACAAAAGTTGGGCCATTATGTAGGGAGTTGATCAAGAAGGGAATACTTAATGTTGAGAAAAATTGCATTTTTGGTCTTCCTAATCAGAGATCAATAGTGGAGTGTCTAATATTTCGGGGGCAAATTAAATTGTGTCCATTACAGAAGACTTACAGTGTGATACCTTGTAAAATTCCGAAATTTCGTCCCAATAGACCAGCTAGAACAGAAAGACATTTGATTTCGTACTCTGCTTTGTCAAAACATACCAAGTTGTATTGA
- the LOC138906772 gene encoding uncharacterized protein, with translation MHGSSSIHNQAKRKCEDLLKQKQSIQTSFDRQSTQTKLEYKIRLKASIEVVRLLLNQGLAFRRHREDESSLNKGNFLEILSWYAERCDKIRDLVLKKAPKNDQLTSHKIQKDIIIACKIETVKAIMDDLNGYFFALLVDESCDVSRKE, from the coding sequence ATGCATGGGTCGAGCAGTATTCATAATCAGGCAAAAAGAAAATGTGAAGATCTATTAAAACAAAAACAGTCAATTCAAACTTCATTTGATAGGCAATCCACTCAAACCAAGCTCGAATACAAAATTCGCTTGAAGGCTTCAATTGAGGTGGTGAGACTCCTATTGAATCAAGGATTGGCATTCCGTAGACATCGTGAAGATGAATCATCATTAAACAAGGGTAACTTTCTTGAGATTCTTTCATGGTATGCAGAGAGGTGCGATAAAATTCGTGATCTTGTGTTGAAAAAGGCTCCAAAGAATGATCAGTTGACTTCTCATAAAATTCAGAAAGACATTATCATTGCATGTAAAATTGAAACAGTTAAAGCAATTATGGACGATCTAAATGGATACTTTTTTGCATTGCTAGTTGATGAATCATGTGATGTATCACGCAAAGAGTAA
- the LOC104089472 gene encoding uncharacterized protein, with translation MRYVNRCGSVVEHFSGIVHVRNTTALCLKKAIIDYLAQHSLSLSYVRGQCYDGSSNMQGDLHGLKTLIQQESKSAYSIHCFVHQLQLTLVAVFKKCLEVGELVLLVSNVLNIVGGSFKRMDDLQKSQAEKVQEALDMGELETGRGLNQELGLARVTDTRWGSHYKSFKNFISMFGSIIDVLDTIVVDNRTLEERAKEQDITNAILLVEVAKRRLQKLREEEWDSLIDKVSAFCVKYNILIPNFDDFYVNSGRSRRKVADYTILHHYRVDIFFKIIDWQVQELNARFNEVTTNLLVGVACLNPVDSFSSFDINKILRMAELYPDDFDENIMVTLKNQLETYIVDIRDVDERFSNLQGLADLSETQVKTKKHLNYPFVFRLVKFALLLPIATATVERTFSAMKLFKSELRNRMNDEFMSGCLVPYVERKIFNTISDETIMNTFQEMKTRRGQL, from the exons ATGCGATATGTTAATAGATGCGGATCTGTGGTGGAGCATTTTAGTGGGATCGTTCATGTTCGTAATACTACTGCTTTGTGTTTAAAGAAAGCAATTATTGATTACCTTGCTCAACATTCTTTGAGTTTATCTTATGTGCGTGGACAGTGCTATGATGGATCAAGCAACATGCAAGGAGATTTACATGGCCTCAAAACTTTGATTCAACAAGAAAGTAAATCTGCTTATTCCATTCATTGTTTTGTACACCAACTTCAATTGACTCTTGTTGCGGTATTCAAAAAGTGTCTTGAAGTGGGAGAACTTGTATTGTTGGTTTCTAATGTATTGAATATAGTGGGAGGTTCTTTTAAACGTATGGATGATCTTCAAAAATCTCAAGCAGAAAAAGTTCAAGAGGCATTAGACATGGGTGAACTTGAAACTGGTAGGGGTTTGAATCAAGAACTTGGTCTTGCTAGAGTTACAGATACTCGTTGGGGTTCGCACTACAAATCTTTTAAGAACTTTATTTCTATGTTTGGCTCAATTATTGATGTTCTTGATACTATCGTTGTTGATAACCGGACTTTAGAAGAAAGAGCTAAG GAGCAAGATATTACAAATGCTATTCTACTTGTTGAAGTGGCAAAGAGACGGTTGCAAAAGTTAAGAGAAGAAGAATGGGATTCACTTATTGATAAGGTATCTGCCTTTTGTGTCAAGTATAATATTTTGATACCAAACTTTGATGACTTCTATGTTAACTCTGGAAGATCTCGACGTAAAGTTGCTGATTATACTATTTTACATCACTATCGTGTTGATATATTTTTTAAGATTATTGATTGGCAAGTTCAAGAACTCAATGCTCGTTTTAATGAGGTGACAACGAACTTGCTTGTTGGAGTAGCTTGCTTAAATCCAGTTGACTCATTTTCCAGTTTTGACATAAATAAGATATTGAGGATGGCTGAATTATATCCTGATGATTTTGATGAGAATATAATGGTTACACTCAAGAATCAGCTTGAAACTTATATTGTTGATATTCGTGATGTTGATGAAAGGTTCTCAAATCTACAAGGACTTGCCGATCTTTCTGAAACACAAGTTAAGACAAAGAAGCATTTGAATTATCCATTTGTGTTTCGCCTTGTGAAATTTGCTTTGCTTCTACCGATTGCCACTGCTACCGTTGAAAGAACTTTTTCGGCGATGAAGTTATTCAAGAGTGAATTGCGAAACCGAATGAATGACGAATTCATGAGCGGTTGTTTGGTACCTTAtgtagaaagaaaaatatttaacaCCATTTCTGATGAGACTATTATGAATACGTTTCAGGAAATGAAAACTCGTAGAGGACAAttgtaa